The genomic DNA GCTGAGATCCATTCTTACCAAGTTTGGAGGTAAAGGCGGGGGTAAGGCGAATTTTGCTACTGGTTATGTAGAAAATGAGAAAGCAGAGGATGTTGTACATGCATTGCATAAAGAGTTAAATCTGGAGTGAAGAGGTTTTGTTATGTTGAGCGAAGAGGAGCTTGGCGACTGGAGAAGAACCCACTATTCATCCCAGATAAAACCTGATTTGAATAACAACGATGTCCTTGTTATGGGTTGGGTCTCCAGTATACGAGATCACGGAAATATTACGTTCCTTATGCTTACGGATAAGGATGGAGAAATACAGGTAACTGCTAAAGTTGATGAATGCGGCAAGGAATTATATGACAAAATCAGGTCTATACGAGAACATTCTTGCATTGGGGTAAAAGGCATGGTAAGAAATATGCATAATGCTCCAAATGAAGCAGAAGTCGTTCCCAAGGAAGTAAGAATATTTTCAATGGCAAAGAAGGTCCCGCCTTTCCAAGTCCATAGCAGGATCGTGCACAATATAGATACAAGACTTGATCTCAGAGCTGTTGATTTAAGGAGGAAGGTATTGCAGGCAGTTTTTAAGATTAGACATAGCACACTTAACGCGGCGCGTGAATTTCTTAACCGAGAAGGATTCATAGAAGTAAATACGCCAAAAATGATAGCTACGGCAACTGAAGGCGGAGCCGCACTCTTTCCCATATTTTACTACGATAGGGAAGCATTCCTTGCACAAAGCCCCCAGTTGTACAAGGAACAACTTACAATGGCTTTTGAACGCGTCTTTGAAATCGGACCTATATTCAGAGCAGAACCTTCTAGAACAATGAGGCATTTGTCAGAGGCGACGTCGATAGATGTTGAGGAGGCTTTTGCAGACTATAGTATTGTTATCGAATTACTTG from Nitrososphaerales archaeon includes the following:
- the aspS gene encoding aspartate--tRNA(Asn) ligase, producing MLSEEELGDWRRTHYSSQIKPDLNNNDVLVMGWVSSIRDHGNITFLMLTDKDGEIQVTAKVDECGKELYDKIRSIREHSCIGVKGMVRNMHNAPNEAEVVPKEVRIFSMAKKVPPFQVHSRIVHNIDTRLDLRAVDLRRKVLQAVFKIRHSTLNAAREFLNREGFIEVNTPKMIATATEGGAALFPIFYYDREAFLAQSPQLYKEQLTMAFERVFEIGPIFRAEPSRTMRHLSEATSIDVEEAFADYSIVIELLERMISYVLEYVEKNNSAQLELFQSRVVKPRLPLPRYTYDELVDLLRKEGERIEWGDDFSTENLKKLGSMLQGYYFIVDWPAASKPFYAKPKTGNERICESFDLMFGELEISSGSTRINRKEQLLERMKKQGLNPDAFDYHLRVFDYGVPPHAGFGLGLERFLMTLTGVENIRDVTLYPRDIDRLAP